A single genomic interval of Trachemys scripta elegans isolate TJP31775 chromosome 3, CAS_Tse_1.0, whole genome shotgun sequence harbors:
- the ARV1 gene encoding protein ARV1 gives MGEPGGYRCVECNREAPELYRDYQRGVLRIAICKSCQKPVDKYIEYDPVIILINAILCKTQAYRHILFNTQINIHGKLCIFCLLCEAYLRWLQLQDSSQNTDPDDLIRYAKEWDFYRMFGIASLEQTAFLVGIFTALWLARPESLKTKSDFIFLLKALLLSSYGKLLLIPAVIWEHDYTPLCLKLIKVFVLTSNSQAIRVTLNLSQKLTLLAILSGLMLENGIVYLFQRMGWNV, from the exons ATGGGGGAGCCCGGCGGCTACAGGTGTGTCGAGTGCAACCGGGAAGCTCCTGAGCTTTACAGGGACTATCAGCGCGGGGTGCTGCGCATCGCCATCTGC AAATCCTGCCAGAAACCGGTGGACAAGTACATTGAGTATGATCCTGTTATCATCTTGATTAATGCCATCTTATGCAAAACACAGGCTTACAGGCATATTCTTTTCAATACACAGATAAAT ATTCACGGGAAGCTTtgcatattttgtttgctttgtgaaGCTTATCTCAGGTGGCTGCAGCTACAGGATTCAAGCCAAAACACAGACCCTGATGACTTAATCAGATATGCCAAAGAATGGGATTTTTATAGAATGTTTGGAATTGCTTCTTTAG AACAAACTGCATTTTTGGTTGGCATCTTTACTGCCCTTTGGCTAGCAAGACCTGAGAGCCTGAAAACAAAGTCAGACTTCATCTTTCTTCTGAAAGCCCTGCTGTTGTCTAGCTATGGAAAACTTCTGCTGATTCCAGCTGTTATTTGGGAACACGACTATACGCCTTTGTGCCTCAAACTCATAAAAGTCTTTGTCCTGACATCAAACTCTCAAGCGATTAGAG ttACCTTGAATTTAAGCCAAAAGCTCACTTTGTTGGCCATCTTGAGTGGATTAATGTTGGAAAATGGTATAGTCTACTTGTTCCAGAGAATGGGATGGAATGTTTGA